Proteins encoded in a region of the Streptomyces violaceoruber genome:
- a CDS encoding right-handed parallel beta-helix repeat-containing protein, with protein sequence MDRRALMLATGGLLGAAGAAQLTAAPSAVAAGTDAATGPVFDVRAYGAAGDGVTDDTAAFRRALAAAREVPGGGATLLVPAGSYPLGESLLLGQGMTVRAHGALLFRTGNTSALVKNYTAGMPAVGGYGGVGNISVHGGTWDMRGSRFTSTCPAFVFTHADGFTVRDVTVLDVPEAHAVELNAVRRVRITDCLFDGVYVAPGVPAVPNRHEAVQITGATNVYNLPAPDYDGTPCEDVLISGCTMRNSSSGNAPFDALCGDHYVASADSPRPLHRNIRVLGNRVESSGAYGVRATDWQQSVIAGNTIDAAAVTGIYVSSGSGNPLQDIAVTGNTVRGTGTGGAIVVSNTGTGRNSSVVVSDNLVRGVDGETGIYVGQTDGATVTGNTVATTRHPSGGNAQGIQLQGCPDALVTGNHLSDVDGDGIGVDSGSTGALIAQNTVLDPARNGISAASSDIALRDNRITGAGSGGTAGTYAVRVGGNAVNVSCRGNVSRPGEGAGAEAGIAVMAGCRGAWVAGNDLRGWGAAAVLDRGTGTVSADNLG encoded by the coding sequence ATGGACAGACGCGCCCTCATGCTCGCGACCGGCGGACTCCTCGGCGCCGCCGGTGCCGCCCAGCTGACGGCGGCTCCGTCGGCCGTCGCCGCCGGGACGGACGCCGCGACCGGCCCCGTCTTCGACGTGCGGGCCTACGGGGCGGCCGGCGACGGCGTCACCGACGACACCGCGGCCTTCCGCCGGGCGCTGGCCGCGGCGCGGGAGGTCCCGGGCGGTGGAGCGACGCTGCTGGTACCGGCGGGCAGTTACCCGCTGGGGGAGTCCCTGCTGCTCGGTCAGGGCATGACCGTCCGCGCGCACGGGGCGCTGCTCTTCCGCACCGGCAACACCTCGGCCCTGGTGAAGAACTACACCGCCGGCATGCCCGCGGTCGGCGGCTACGGCGGGGTCGGCAACATATCCGTCCACGGCGGCACCTGGGACATGCGCGGCAGCCGGTTCACCTCGACCTGCCCCGCGTTCGTCTTCACCCATGCCGACGGTTTCACCGTCCGCGACGTCACCGTGCTCGACGTGCCCGAGGCACACGCGGTCGAACTCAACGCGGTACGGCGGGTCAGGATCACCGACTGCCTCTTCGACGGGGTGTACGTGGCGCCCGGTGTGCCGGCCGTGCCCAACCGGCACGAGGCCGTGCAGATCACCGGCGCGACCAACGTCTACAACCTGCCGGCGCCCGACTACGACGGCACCCCCTGTGAGGACGTGCTGATCTCCGGCTGCACGATGCGCAACTCCTCGTCCGGCAACGCTCCTTTCGACGCGCTGTGCGGCGACCACTACGTCGCGTCCGCCGACTCGCCCCGCCCCCTGCACCGCAACATCCGCGTTCTCGGCAACAGGGTCGAGAGCAGCGGCGCGTACGGCGTCCGCGCCACCGACTGGCAGCAGTCGGTGATCGCCGGCAACACGATCGACGCGGCGGCGGTCACCGGCATCTACGTCAGCTCCGGTTCCGGCAATCCGCTCCAGGACATCGCGGTGACCGGCAACACCGTGCGCGGGACCGGCACCGGGGGCGCGATCGTGGTGTCCAACACCGGTACGGGGCGCAACAGTTCGGTGGTCGTCAGCGACAACCTCGTCCGCGGGGTGGACGGCGAGACGGGGATCTACGTCGGGCAGACCGACGGGGCGACGGTCACCGGCAACACCGTGGCCACGACCCGCCACCCGTCCGGCGGGAACGCCCAGGGCATCCAGCTCCAGGGCTGCCCGGACGCCCTGGTCACCGGCAACCACCTGTCGGACGTCGACGGTGACGGCATCGGCGTCGACAGCGGTTCCACCGGAGCGCTGATCGCCCAGAACACCGTGCTGGACCCGGCCCGCAACGGCATCTCGGCCGCCTCCTCCGACATCGCGCTGCGCGACAACCGGATCACCGGTGCGGGTTCGGGCGGGACGGCGGGCACCTACGCCGTCCGCGTCGGCGGGAACGCCGTGAACGTGTCGTGCCGGGGCAACGTGTCCCGCCCCGGCGAGGGTGCCGGCGCCGAGGCGGGCATCGCGGTGATGGCCGGCTGCCGGGGTGCCTGGGTCGCGGGCAACGATCTGCGCGGCTGGGGGGCGGCGGCGGTTCTCGACCGTGGCACCGGGACCGTGTCGGCCGACAACCTCGGCTGA
- a CDS encoding response regulator, giving the protein MSGVLRVALVDDQALMRAGFRALLDAEEGVEVVGEAADGEQGVALVRAQVPDVALVDVQMPVMSGIEATRRIAADPALAAVRVVILTNYGLDEYVFEALRAGASGFLLKDTEPADLLQAIDVVAHGEALLSPSVTRTLIGEFVARPPDRSTAPGLDALTRREREVTALAARGLSNEEIAAHMVISPLTAKTHISRAMTKLGARDRAQLVVFAYESGLVAVRGRA; this is encoded by the coding sequence ATGAGCGGCGTCCTCCGGGTCGCGCTGGTCGACGACCAGGCACTGATGCGGGCCGGTTTCCGGGCGCTGCTCGACGCCGAGGAGGGCGTCGAGGTGGTCGGCGAGGCGGCCGACGGGGAACAGGGGGTGGCGCTGGTGCGGGCCCAGGTGCCCGACGTGGCCCTGGTCGACGTGCAGATGCCGGTGATGTCGGGCATCGAGGCGACCCGCCGCATCGCCGCCGACCCGGCCCTCGCCGCCGTACGCGTCGTCATCCTCACCAACTACGGCCTCGACGAGTACGTCTTCGAGGCGCTGCGGGCGGGAGCCAGCGGCTTCCTCCTCAAGGACACCGAGCCCGCCGACCTGCTCCAGGCCATCGACGTGGTGGCGCACGGCGAGGCCCTGCTCTCCCCGTCGGTCACCCGCACCCTGATCGGCGAGTTCGTCGCCCGGCCCCCGGACCGGTCCACCGCGCCCGGCCTGGACGCCCTCACCCGCCGGGAACGCGAGGTCACCGCGCTCGCGGCGCGCGGCCTGAGCAACGAGGAGATCGCCGCCCACATGGTGATCAGCCCGCTGACCGCCAAGACGCACATCAGCCGTGCGATGACCAAGCTGGGCGCCCGGGACCGGGCCCAACTCGTCGTGTTCGCCTACGAGTCGGGCCTGGTCGCGGTGCGCGGCAGGGCCTAG
- a CDS encoding carboxymuconolactone decarboxylase family protein — protein sequence MPTPFRHTEPLPPKAATGRVAEVYAQAARDFGIPEPAPFVALSSAPALVAPAWALMRESLLAGPGDRTGKEVAAFGVSQANKCRFCVDAHTMLLHATGDHALAERLAGGREPADERHARVLDWARRTRVPGAAREPHPFPPEEAPGYLGTVLAFHFINRVVSSLVTETLLPAGAQRLRPVRSLAGRSLSRTVRRTAVPGASLPLLDDPGRGPAWAAGTPVGPAYAALSSAAPMGAGLLDADDQDLVRATLRDWDGSHPPRTPDPFPDRRERPGARLALLVALAPYRITDADVAAWRRPEHTDHCLVHLVAYGAFTAVDRIETALTAPTARPAPRETS from the coding sequence ATGCCCACACCCTTCCGTCACACCGAACCGCTGCCCCCGAAGGCGGCCACCGGCCGAGTCGCCGAGGTCTACGCACAGGCCGCGCGGGACTTCGGCATTCCCGAACCCGCCCCGTTCGTGGCCCTCTCCTCCGCGCCCGCGCTCGTCGCCCCGGCCTGGGCGCTGATGCGCGAGTCCCTGCTCGCCGGTCCCGGCGACCGCACCGGCAAGGAGGTCGCCGCCTTCGGGGTGTCGCAGGCCAACAAGTGCCGGTTCTGCGTGGACGCGCACACCATGCTGCTGCACGCCACCGGCGACCACGCCCTGGCCGAACGCCTGGCCGGGGGGCGGGAGCCGGCGGACGAGCGGCACGCGCGCGTACTCGACTGGGCGCGGCGCACCCGCGTTCCGGGTGCGGCGCGCGAGCCCCACCCGTTCCCGCCCGAGGAGGCTCCCGGCTACCTCGGCACCGTGCTGGCCTTCCACTTCATCAACCGCGTCGTGTCGTCCCTGGTGACCGAGACACTGCTGCCGGCCGGCGCGCAACGCCTGCGCCCGGTCCGGAGCCTGGCGGGCCGCTCGCTGTCCCGCACCGTACGGCGAACCGCCGTGCCCGGCGCCTCCCTTCCCCTGCTGGACGACCCGGGCCGGGGACCGGCGTGGGCGGCGGGGACACCGGTCGGCCCGGCGTACGCGGCGCTGAGCTCCGCCGCCCCGATGGGCGCCGGTCTCCTCGACGCCGACGACCAGGACCTGGTGCGCGCCACGCTGCGCGACTGGGACGGCTCGCACCCGCCCCGCACGCCGGACCCGTTTCCCGACCGGAGGGAGCGGCCCGGCGCACGGCTGGCGCTGCTGGTGGCGCTCGCGCCGTACCGGATCACGGACGCGGACGTGGCGGCGTGGCGCCGGCCCGAGCACACCGACCACTGCCTGGTGCACCTCGTCGCGTACGGCGCGTTCACCGCCGTGGACCGCATCGAGACGGCCCTGACCGCCCCGACCGCTCGCCCCGCCCCTCGGGAGACCTCATGA
- a CDS encoding sensor histidine kinase, translating to MSGRQVDRGRLADVVLAAVVGALGTAVAAFDDDTTALDLVLVVLASAALAFHRAAPRAVLAAATVLGTAYVVHAHPGPLSALPVLGAVHTAARVGHRGVAAAGGAVFLAGYVATGPGTQHAAERAGLLAGWFLCAVVTGLADRNWQAYLRQTEQRALEAERTREEAALRRAGEERLRIARELHDSLTHSISIVKLQAGVAVHLARKRGDEVPPALLAIQEASGEAMRELRSALQVLRADEPAGTPALLVERARAAGLAVELTVTGDERPLPRAVDRAAYRIVQEALTNAARHAGPAKVRVRIDYGTRNTTDHTTDHTGDRMGELTIGVDDDGAADPDRPPVPGTGLTGMHERVSALGGTLRAAPRAEGGFSVRARLPLGDTV from the coding sequence ATGAGTGGGCGTCAGGTCGATCGCGGACGGCTCGCCGACGTGGTCCTCGCGGCCGTCGTCGGCGCCCTCGGCACGGCGGTCGCCGCCTTCGACGACGACACCACGGCACTCGACCTCGTGCTCGTCGTCCTCGCCTCGGCGGCGCTCGCCTTCCACCGCGCCGCCCCGCGCGCGGTGCTGGCCGCCGCCACCGTCCTCGGCACGGCGTACGTCGTGCACGCGCACCCCGGCCCGCTGTCCGCGCTGCCCGTCCTGGGCGCCGTGCACACCGCGGCCCGGGTCGGCCACCGGGGCGTCGCGGCGGCCGGCGGCGCCGTGTTCCTGGCCGGGTACGTGGCCACCGGCCCCGGCACGCAGCACGCGGCCGAACGGGCCGGACTGCTCGCCGGCTGGTTCCTGTGCGCGGTGGTGACCGGTCTCGCCGACCGGAACTGGCAGGCGTACCTGCGCCAGACCGAACAGCGGGCCCTGGAGGCGGAGCGCACCAGGGAGGAGGCGGCCCTGCGCCGCGCCGGGGAGGAACGGCTGCGGATCGCCCGCGAGTTGCACGACTCGCTGACGCACAGCATCTCCATCGTCAAGCTCCAGGCGGGCGTCGCCGTCCACCTGGCGCGCAAACGCGGGGACGAGGTGCCGCCCGCGCTGCTCGCCATCCAGGAGGCGAGTGGGGAGGCGATGCGCGAGCTGCGCTCCGCCCTCCAGGTGCTGCGGGCCGACGAACCGGCCGGCACCCCGGCCCTGCTCGTCGAGCGGGCCCGTGCGGCAGGGCTCGCCGTCGAGCTCACGGTCACCGGGGACGAGCGCCCGCTGCCCCGGGCCGTCGACCGGGCCGCCTACCGCATCGTGCAGGAGGCCCTCACCAACGCGGCGCGGCACGCCGGACCGGCGAAGGTGCGGGTCCGCATCGACTACGGCACACGGAACACGACGGACCACACGACGGATCACACGGGGGACCGCATGGGGGAGCTGACGATAGGCGTGGACGACGACGGGGCCGCCGATCCGGACCGCCCGCCGGTGCCCGGCACCGGCCTGACCGGTATGCACGAGCGCGTCAGCGCCCTCGGCGGCACCCTGCGCGCCGCCCCCCGCGCGGAGGGCGGCTTCTCGGTGCGCGCACGGCTCCCGCTGGGGGACACGGTATGA
- a CDS encoding lipoate--protein ligase family protein codes for MHGEYKIPGGKLVVVDVAAEDGVLRHVRVAGDFFLEPDEALDAVNRALEGAPADTDAAGLAARIDAALPEGTVMYGLTSEGVGIAVRRALAHATDWTDYDWQLIHEGPESPALHMALDEVLTAEVAAGRRPPTLRVWEWGAPAVIIGSFQSLRNEVDAEGAARHGIEVVRRISGGGAMFVEPGNTITYSLSVPEALVQGLSFQDSYAYLDDWVLGALGEMGIRAWYQPLNDIATDQGKIAGAAQKRVVGPGGGPGAVLHHVTMSYDIDADKMLQVLRIGREKMSDKGMKSAKKRVDPLRRQTGLAREAVIERMISSFGGRYGLSRGKVTDEELERARELARTKFSSAEWTARVP; via the coding sequence GTGCACGGTGAATACAAGATCCCCGGCGGCAAGCTGGTCGTCGTGGACGTGGCGGCCGAGGACGGCGTGCTGCGGCACGTGCGGGTGGCGGGCGACTTCTTCCTGGAGCCGGACGAGGCGCTGGACGCGGTGAACCGCGCGCTGGAGGGGGCCCCGGCGGACACGGACGCGGCGGGACTCGCCGCGCGGATCGACGCGGCCCTGCCCGAGGGCACCGTCATGTACGGGCTGACCTCGGAGGGCGTCGGCATCGCCGTGCGCCGCGCGCTGGCGCACGCCACGGACTGGACGGACTACGACTGGCAACTGATCCACGAGGGACCCGAGTCCCCCGCGCTGCACATGGCCCTCGACGAGGTGCTGACCGCCGAGGTCGCCGCGGGCCGGCGTCCGCCGACGCTCAGGGTGTGGGAGTGGGGCGCCCCCGCGGTGATCATCGGCAGCTTCCAGTCGCTGCGCAACGAGGTGGACGCCGAGGGCGCCGCCCGGCACGGCATCGAGGTGGTCCGCCGGATCTCCGGCGGCGGCGCGATGTTCGTGGAGCCCGGCAACACGATCACCTACTCCCTGTCCGTGCCGGAGGCACTGGTGCAGGGCCTCTCCTTCCAGGACAGCTACGCCTACCTCGACGACTGGGTGCTGGGCGCGCTCGGCGAGATGGGCATCCGCGCCTGGTACCAGCCGCTCAACGACATCGCCACCGACCAGGGCAAGATCGCCGGTGCCGCGCAGAAGCGCGTCGTGGGGCCCGGGGGCGGGCCCGGCGCCGTACTGCACCACGTGACCATGTCGTACGACATCGACGCGGACAAGATGCTCCAGGTGCTGCGGATCGGGCGGGAGAAGATGTCCGACAAGGGCATGAAGTCCGCGAAGAAGCGGGTGGACCCGCTGCGCCGGCAGACCGGTCTGGCGCGCGAGGCCGTGATCGAGCGGATGATCTCCTCCTTCGGCGGGCGGTACGGGCTGAGCCGGGGCAAGGTGACGGACGAGGAGCTGGAACGGGCCCGGGAACTGGCCCGCACCAAGTTCTCCTCCGCCGAGTGGACCGCCCGGGTGCCCTGA